Proteins encoded together in one Lathyrus oleraceus cultivar Zhongwan6 chromosome 5, CAAS_Psat_ZW6_1.0, whole genome shotgun sequence window:
- the LOC127085800 gene encoding protein WHAT'S THIS FACTOR 9, mitochondrial, whose product MMFCSLFYTAKNYGFLHSCKQGFIYQQKFSLVNIKLKWVKDRTMDSVVTCQRDLKAAGILVSIIYSSPECCLPIYRLSRHRGQLGLPDDLKLATFVRRYPNIFVESSFLDSGGSPVPCFGLSREALKLRCKEVDIGIENQFELRDRLCKLLMLARDWMLPLQTIDQLKWDLGLPYDYQDSFIRNHPEIFSFVRLPDDRVGLKLLFWDDKLAVSELEKNASLQQEDQDIKSGTFRFPISFTRGFGLKRKSMEWLKEWQKLPYTSPYTNASHLDTRTDVSEKRVVGVFHELLHLTLHKQTERKNVSNLRRPLGLPQKFTKAFERHPGIFYISKKNDTQTVVLREAYNGGELVRSHPLVKIREEFANLLKKGLLDRSRGVYKKSMEDKWLE is encoded by the coding sequence ATGATGTTTTGTTCTTTATTTTATACCGCAAAAAATTATGGTTTTCTTCATAGTTGTAAACAAGGATTTATTTACCAGCAGAAGTTTAGTCTAGTGAACATAAAGTTGAAATGGGTGAAAGATAGAACAATGGATTCTGTTGTCACATGTCAGAGGGATCTTAAGGCTGCTGGGATCCTTGTTTCAATCATTTATTCTTCTCCGGAATGTTGTCTTCCGATATATCGTCTTTCTCGTCATCGTGGACAACTTGGACTTCCGGATGACCTTAAACTCGCCACTTTTGTCCGAAGATATCCTAATATTTTTGTTGAGTCGTCTTTTCTTGATAGCGGCGGCTCGCCTGTTCCGTGTTTCGGATTGAGTCGCGAAGCGTTGAAGCTCCGTTGCAAAGAAGTTGATATAGGTATAGAAAATCAGTTTGAACTTAGGGATAGGTTGTGCAAATTGCTTATGCTCGCAAGAGATTGGATGCTTCCACTACAGACTATTGATCAGTTGAAATGGGATTTGGGTTTACCGTATGATTATCAGGATTCTTTTATTCGGAATCACCCTGAAATATTCTCTTTTGTTCGCCTTCCCGACGACCGCGTTGGCTTGAAATTATTATTTTGGGATGATAAGCTTGCTGTATCAGAGTTGGAGAAGAATGCTTCTCTACAACAAGAAGACCAAGACATAAAAAGTGGAACTTTTAGATTTCCAATCAGTTTTACCAGAGGTTTTGGTTTGAAAAGGAAAAGCATGGAGTGGTTGAAAGAGTGGCAGAAACTCCCTTATACTTCGCCTTACACCAATGCCTCTCATTTGGATACTCGTACGGATGTATCTGAGAAGAGGGTAGTTGGAGTTTTTCATGAGCTTCTTCACCTTACACTTCATAAGCAGACGGAGCGTAAGAATGTTAGCAACTTACGCAGACCCTTGGGCTTACCGCAAAAGTTCACTAAAGCATTTGAACGACATCCTGGTATTTTTTATATTTCCAAGAAGAATGATACCCAAACAGTTGTTCTGAGGGAGGCCTACAATGGCGGGGAACTCGTGCGGAGTCACCCCCTTGTTAAAATTAGAGAGGAATTTGCAAATCTACTAAAGAAAGGACTACTTGATAGGAGTAGGGGTGTATACAAGAAAAGTATGGAGGATAAGTGGCTTGAGTGA